The following are from one region of the Nicotiana tomentosiformis chromosome 7, ASM39032v3, whole genome shotgun sequence genome:
- the LOC104097118 gene encoding uncharacterized protein: MERGIWKTNVEMAPTCPRCGSINTKFCYYNNYSLTQPRYFCKGCRRYWTKGGSLRNVPVGGGCRKSRRGKSTSSSIRSSSTDHHHGLISRNLGRGINNIDQSTTSLVQGGDHHGPSIDLALVYANFLNNSSKPQPEDHHQHLELPELLPNDHHQAVVVGPSFEFSDMINMEFASDLGQETRLSDGDGVYFSGIDEKQQPTQHVMNHNDDLHYTNMNMNANIINSELGNYMQLPSLPCEELEVSSEGVAWSNSHDINMVFTNNDILINTSHSSTGGLEPEPEPEILAAQDPSHHHANANDRSLFSLSNFGNIFRP, translated from the coding sequence ATGGAAAGAGGGATATGGAAAACTAACGTTGAGATGGCTCCAACATGTCCTCGCTGTGGTTCCATCAATACCAAGTTTTGTTACTACAACAACTATAGTTTGACGCAGCCTAGGTACTTTTGCAAAGGTTGTAGAAGGTATTGGACCAAAGGTGGTTCTTTGAGGAATGTTCCCGTTGGTGGTGGCTGCAGGAAGAGCAGACGAGGTAAGTCGACGTCTTCTTCAATTCGTTCATCATCAACAGATCATCATCATGGCCTTATTTCAAGAAATTTGGGTCGTGGAATTAATAATATTGATCAATCCACCACTTCCTTAGTACAAGGTGGTGATCATCATGGTCCAAGTATTGATCTTGCTTTAGTCTATGCAAATTTCTTGAATAATTCCTCAAAACCACAACCCGAGGACCATCACCAGCACCTTGAACTTCCCGAATTATTGCCTAATGATCATCATCAAGCAGTCGTCGTCGGTCCATCATTCGAGTTTTCAGACATGATAAACATGGAGTTTGCTAGTGATTTAGGTCAAGAAACGCGATTAAGCGATGGAGATGGTGTCTACTTTAGTGGGATTGATGAGAAGCAGCAACCAACGCAGCATGTTATGAATCATAATGATGATCTTCACTATACAAACATGAACATGAATGCCAATATTATTAACAGCGAATTAGGCAATTATATGCAGCTGCCTTCATTGCCTTGTGAAGAATTGGAAGTCTCATCAGAAGGGGTGGCGTGGTCTAATTCTCATGATATTAATATGGTATTTACTAATAATGATATTCTTATAAATACAAGCCATTCATCAACTGGAGGACTAGAACCAGAACCGGAACCAGAAATATTAGCAGCACAAGATCCAAGTCATCATCACGCGAATGCTAATGATAGGAGTCTTTTCAGCTTGTCCAACTTTGGAAATATTTTCAGGCCTTGA